The following coding sequences are from one Eucalyptus grandis isolate ANBG69807.140 chromosome 11, ASM1654582v1, whole genome shotgun sequence window:
- the LOC120289677 gene encoding MATH domain and coiled-coil domain-containing protein At1g31390-like, protein MTPVSSEWRFSSSRAQELANVFSDVFTAGDHKWKVTLFPRGNLANRGQSLSMYLVLVDEDNLASGQKVNVRFILRLKDQNNIIRGQQGCTTAWFSSSAPNRGWHTFMPLKTVGTCLMEDSCVIQAQVMVLGTFNKLP, encoded by the exons ATGACACCTGTGTCTTCGGAGTGGAGGTTTTCGTCATCAAGAGCTCAGGAGTTGGCGAATGTTTTCTCTGATGTGTTCACTGCTGGAGACCACAAATG GAAGGTGACGCTGTTCCCGAGGGGTAATTTGGCTAACAGAGGCCAAAGCCTTTCGATGTATCTCGTTCTAGTTGATGAGGACAATCTGGCTTCTGGGCAGAAAGTTAACGTCAGATTCATCCTTCGATTAAAAGACCAAAACAACATTATACGCGGTCAGCAAG GTTGTACTACTGCATGGTTTAGTAGCTCCGCCCCGAACCGGGGTTGGCATACTTTCATGCCGCTGAAAACGGTTGGGACATGCCTGATGGAAGATTCATGTGTCATTCAAGCACAAGTCATGGTGCTTGGCACATTTAACAAATTGCCATGA